Genomic window (Wenzhouxiangella marina):
CAGCGTCATCGCACCCTTCGTGAAGGATGAAGGCCAGTACGTGGCCGCGCACTGGGACATGGAACAGGAAGACCTGCCCGGCTATGCGGTGCAGGGCTTCGCCGCCTTCACCGAGCGCTTCGGCGATGAGGCGACCTATGGCGAGATCGAGATCATTCCCTTCAATCCGCCGAGCAAGCCCAGCCTGGGCGAGCCCGGCTCGGCCGACATGGTGCTGACCTTCCGCAACGTCCACGGCTGGAACGGCGATGGCATCCTCGCCGACGTGTTCGAGTCGGCGCGCGAGGTGCTCAAGCGCGGCGGCGTGCTGGGAGTGGTCGGGCACCGTCTGCCGGAAGATCGCGAAGGCACGGGCGCCGGTGGCTACCTGAAGCAGAGCTACATCGTCGGCATGGCCGAGTCCCACGGTTTCCGTCTGGTCGAAGCGTCCGAAATCAACGCCAATCCGGCCGATACCGCCGATCATCCGAGTGGCGTCTGGAGCCTGCCGCCGTCCCTGCGCGACGGTGAGGAAACGGCGGACCAGTACCGCGCCATCGGTGAAAGCGATCGCTTCACGCTGAAGTTCGTCAAGCGCTGAGCATCGGCTTCGATGGAGGGCCCGGGGCATCCGGGCCCTTCACGTTCGCGCGAGGCGAACCCCGCTAGACTTTTCGCACAGTTTCCAGTTCCTGTGCAGTCATGTCCGACCTTATTCAGCTGGTGTATGCCAGCCGTTCCAACCTCAACTCCAGCGGCGATCGCAGCGGTGTCGAACCGGGCGTGGCCCGCATCCTGACCCAGTCTCGCCGTAACAACGGACCGAGGCAGATCGGCGGTGTCCTCTGCTACGGCGACGATCACTTCTTCCAGTGTCTGGAAGGCGAGCGTGAGACCGTCGAGGCGCTCTACGAGCGTCTGCATGAAGACGACCGGCACCGGGACGTGACCTTGCTTGTCAAACGTCCGGTCGAGCAGCGACGCTTCAAGCTCTGGGCCATGAAGTACCTGTCCGTGGATCGCGAGGTTCGCCAGGTGCTCGATAAGGCCGGCCTGAAGACCTTCGACCCCTTCAAGTTCGATGCTGACCTGACCGAGCGCATGCTCGAAGTGCTGCGCCAGGCCACCGAAAGCGAACACGCCAGCAAGGGCCGGGGTTCCAGGCCCGCGCCCGAACCTGCCGGGTCGGTGGCTGACCGGGAGGACACCCTGCCGCTGGCCTACCTCGGCATGGGGGCCGTGATGGCGGCCCTGGCCGTGATCGTCGTGCTGGCCATCGGGATCCGCTGAGGTTTCTGAACGCCAGCTGCCAATCGGCTGACCATTGGCTGACAAGCGCGCCGATCTGGGTAACAATGCGCGTCCATGACTGACGCCAAAATCCTTCGTGGGGACTTCGAGCAGGTCCCCCTCAAGACCTACGCCGAACGCGCCTACCTCGACTACGCCATGTAC
Coding sequences:
- a CDS encoding class I SAM-dependent methyltransferase, producing the protein MKQSLKFLSGSMLALSLSALVQADDHGVDERLVEIAGGDHRPAEWIERNAHRHPAETLSFFGLSPEMTVIELSPGGGWYTSVIAPFVKDEGQYVAAHWDMEQEDLPGYAVQGFAAFTERFGDEATYGEIEIIPFNPPSKPSLGEPGSADMVLTFRNVHGWNGDGILADVFESAREVLKRGGVLGVVGHRLPEDREGTGAGGYLKQSYIVGMAESHGFRLVEASEINANPADTADHPSGVWSLPPSLRDGEETADQYRAIGESDRFTLKFVKR
- a CDS encoding BLUF domain-containing protein, producing MSDLIQLVYASRSNLNSSGDRSGVEPGVARILTQSRRNNGPRQIGGVLCYGDDHFFQCLEGERETVEALYERLHEDDRHRDVTLLVKRPVEQRRFKLWAMKYLSVDREVRQVLDKAGLKTFDPFKFDADLTERMLEVLRQATESEHASKGRGSRPAPEPAGSVADREDTLPLAYLGMGAVMAALAVIVVLAIGIR